One window of Nicotiana tomentosiformis chromosome 11, ASM39032v3, whole genome shotgun sequence genomic DNA carries:
- the LOC138900892 gene encoding uncharacterized protein codes for MWAKENTTNERCISILIFDALVEECPEAALKYYNVCLPEILDGSYDEDPDVRQNALYGLGLWAEYDRSFFKPFVGGMV; via the exons ATGTGG GCCAAGGAGAATACAACTAACGAGAGATGTATATCTATTCTCATCTTTGATGCTCTTGTGGAGGAGTGCCCTGAAGCAGCTCTAAA GTACTACAATGTATGTCTTCCTGAAATTTTGGACGGAAGCTACGACGAAGACCCAGATGTTAGACAG AATGCTCTTTATGGACTTGGGCTTTGGGCGGAATATGATCGTTCTTTTTTCAAACCTTTTGTTGGAGGTATGGTATAG